The stretch of DNA CGACCCGGAGCACACCCGGTCGGCGACAGCCGGGCGGCGCGCGGTCCGGGACGCCGGCGGGGACATCGGTGGCGCGGGCACGGCGGTGCGCCGTCCCGGCCCGGTCCGCCGGTTACCGTGACCCCATGAGCACTCACCATCGCGACCCGGACCCTCGCGGCTACGCCTCGATGCTGGCGGCCCGGCCCGGAGTGGCCTGGTGGGTGGCGGTGCTGATCGCGTTCGTGCCCACCGTCATCGGTGTCGTCGTCGACCTGTCGGTCAACAACGACATCGGGGTCATCGCGTGGGTGCTCACCCTGCTCGGGGTGACGCTGGCCGCGCTGGCCGTCCGCCGGCACGCCCTGTTCACCGTGATGGTGCAGCCGCCGCTGGTGGTGCTCGCCGCGCTGGTCATCGGCTACGTGATCGCCACCCTCACCGGCGGCATCACCGGCGGGGTGCTCAACCTCGGTCTGAAGCTGGTCGGCACGTTCCCGCTGATGCTCGTGGCCACCGCGGTCGCGGCGATCCTCGGCGTGGTCCGGCTGGTCGCCCAGCCCCTGCGCACCGTGTCGCCGCGGCGCACCACTGGCTCCCCGTCGCACCTCTGAGCCCTGCGCACTCCAGACGGTGGTGCGGACCACCGTCGGGGCATCCGGTCAGCGGGCGGCCGGCACCTCGGCCCGCAGGTCGCGGCGCAGCTCCTTGGGCAGTGAGAAGGTGAGCGTCTCCTTGGCGGCGGTGAACACCTCGACGTCACCGAATCCGCGCTCGGCCAGCCAGTCGAGCAGGCCTTCGACGAGCTCCTCCGGCACCGAGGCGCCGGAGGTCACCCCGATGGTCGACACGCCGTCGAGCCAGGCCTCGTCCACCTCGTGGGCGAAGTCGACCAGGTACGAGGTGCGGGCGCCGGCCTGCAGCGCCACCTCCACCAGCCGCACCGAGTTCGACGAATTGCGCGACCCGACGACCAGGACCAGGTCGCAGTCCGGGGCGATCTGCTTGACGACCTCCTGCCGGTTCTGCGTGGCGTAGCAGATGTCGTCCGACGGCGGGCTCGTCATCAGCGGGAACCGCTTCTGCAGCAGCCCCACGGTGCTCAGCGTCTCGTCGACGCTCAGCGTGGTCTGGGACAGCCAGATCACCTTCTCCGGGTCGGCGACCTGGACGGCCTCGACGTCGGCCGGCGTGTCGACGATCTGGATGGCGTCCGGCGCCTCCCCGTAGGTGCCCTCGACCTCCTCGTGCCCCTTGTGGCCGATCAGGACGATGTCGTAGCCCTCGTTGGCGAAGCGCACCGCTTCCTTGTGCACCTTGGTCACCAGCGGGCAGGTCGCGTCGATGACCCGCAGGTCGCGGTCGGCGGCCTCGGCGTGCACCGCGGGCGACACGCCGTGCGCGGAGAACACCACCAGCGCGCCCTCGGGCACCTCGTCGGTCTGGTCGACGAAGATCGCCCCGCGCTTCTGCAAGGTGGCCACCACGTGCTTGTTGTGGACGATCTCCTTGCGGACGTAGACCGGGGCGCCGTACTGCTCCAGCGCCTTCTCGACGGTCACGACCGCGCGGTCGACGCCGGCGCAGTAGCCCCGGGGGGCGGCGAGCAGGACACGGCGGATGGGAGCAGTCACGCTCCCCATGGTAGGTCGCCGGCCCGGGGCCCGACCGGGTCCCGGCGCTCCCGACGCCCGTCCGGGGCGCCACCGTGGGCGGGATCACCTCCCGCCGGCCGCCGGCGACCGCCGGCCCCGCCCCTCCCGCGACGGCGTACCGGCTCCGGATGAGGCAGTCTGGACCCATGGAATCGTCGCTGCCCTTCGCGGTCCGGGTCGCTGCCGGGCTGTTGTCCGAAGCCGTCGGCCGCGCCCGCCGGCTGCCCGCCGACCTGACCACGCTGCCGGTGTCGGTGATCGGCCAGGTCGCGAAGTTCTCCTTCGAGCTGAACCAGCAGCTGGCCGAGCTCGCCACCGAGGGCGACCGGTTGCTGGCCGGTCTGCACGGCGGTGACGAGCCGCCGCAGCGGACCGCCTGGTCGACCATCGACGACGAGGACGAGGTCGCGGCGAAGGACCCGCAGGCCGCGGCCACCTGGGACACCAGCACTCCCGACACCGCCGCGCCCGACACCACGGCCGCCCCCACCACCGCCGCCGACCCCGGGTCGACGGCGCCCGGTACCGGCGCCCCCGGTCTCGTCCTGGACGACGAACCACCCGTGCCGTCCGCGTCGCCGCGGCTGGTACGCGACGAGGACGCCCCCGTCCCGCCCCGGGCCACCACCGGCGCGACCGGGACCGGCCGTCCCGCCCCCCGCACGCCGTCCGTCCGCCGACCCCGGACCGGCGGTCGCGCCGACGCCGCCGGCACCCTGGTCGGCGCGGCCGGCGACTCCGCCGGCGCCGTCGTCGGTGCCGGCACCTCCCCCACCACGCACCCGGAGCGCACCGACGTCCCGGCCGCCACCTCGCTGCTCGGGGACATCCACGAGCTCGAGGTCGACCGTCCGGCGCCGCTCGTCGGCCTGCCGTCGGCCGAGGACCACCCGCCCACCGACATCAGCGCCATGACCATCGGGCAGCTCCGCAGCCGCGTCCGCAGCTGGGGGTCCGAGCAGGTCCGCGCGGCGCTGGAGCAGGAACAGCGGGAGAAGGCCCGCCCGGCGTTCCTCACCGTCCTGACCAACCGGCTGTCGACGCTGGCCCGCGGCGGTGCCTGAGCCGGTGCGCCGATGACCACCCCCGCACAGCGGCCGCCGATGGCCGAACGGGCCGGTGAGACCACCCGGGAGAACCCCTGGCCGGTGCGCGCGCTGTCCCGGCGGATGGCCGAGTACATCGCAAGGTCGCCGGCCGCCTGGATCGAGGGGCAGCTCGCCCAGCTCTCGGTCCGGCCCGGCGCGGCGACCGCCTTCCTGACGTTGCGCGACCCCGCCGCCGACATGTCGCTCTCGGTGAGCTGCAGCAGAGCGATCCTGACCGGGCTCGCGCAGCCGCTGCGGGAGGGCGACCGGGTCGTCGTCTACGGCAAGTTCGAGTTCTACCCCGCGCGCGGATCACTGTCGCTGCGGGTCACCGAGCTGCACCCGGTGGGCCTCGGCGAACTGCTGGCGCGTCTGCAGCGGATCCGTGAGCTGCTGGCCGCCGAAGGGCTGACCGCGGCCGGCCGCAAGAAGACGTTGCCGTTCCTGCCCCGGGCCATCGGCCTGATCACCGGCCGGGCCAGCGCCGCCGAGTCCGACGTGCTGGCCAACGCCCGGGCGCGCTGGCCGGCCGTGGAGTTCCACATCGAGAACGTCGCCGTGCAGGGCGTCAACGCCGTCCAGCAGATCGTGCTGGCCCTGCGGCAGCTGGACGCCGACCCGCGGGTCGACGTCATCGTGCTGGCCCGCGGCGGCGGCTCGGTGGAGGACCTGCTGCCGTTCAGCGACGAGACGTTGTGCCGCGCGGTGGCGTCCTGCCGGACGCCGGTGGTGTCGGCCATCGGCCACGAGCCCGACCACCCCATCGTCGACGACGTCGCCGATCTGCGCTGCTCCACCCCGACCGACGCGGGCAAGCGGATCGTGCCGGACGTCCAGGCCGAGCGGCGGATCGTCGAGCAGTTGCACGCCCGGGCCCGGCGCAGCCTGCAGAACTGGGTCGCCCACGAGCAGGCCCGGCTGGCCGGGATGCGCTCCCGCGCCGTCCTGGCCGACCCGCACACGCCGATCCTGGCCCGCGAGCAGGACGTGGAGCGCGCCCGCTCCCGCGCCCGCGACCTGGTCAGGCGCCGCCTGGACACCGAGACCGCGGCGGTGGCGCACCGCCGCTCGCAGCTGTCGGCGCTCGGTCCGGCCGCCACCCTGCAGCGCGGCTACGCGGTGGTGCAGGCGGCGGGTGCGGTGCTGCGGGACACCGCGCAGGCCCCCGCGGGCACCGCCCTGCGGATCCGGGTCGCCGACGGTGCGGTGCTCGCCACCAGCCGGGGCGCCGAACCCGGGGACCGGAGGCGACCGGCGGATGAGGGTACGGACCAGCGGGGGGCGCGGCTCCCCGAACGAGAGGGGGTGGCGCCATGACGGCCGAGAAGTCGGGGGCACCGCAGGACACGACCACGGCGCCGACGCTGTCCTACGAGGACGCGCGGGACGAACTGGCCCGGGTGGTGCAGAAGCTGGAGTCGGGCGGATTGGGCCTGGACGACTCGCTCACGCTGTGGGAGCGCGGCGAGGAGCTGGCCCGGATTTGCGAGCGGTTCCTCGAAGGGGCCCGGGAGCGGGTCGACGCCGCACTCGCCCGGGCCGACGAACAGGACTGACCGGGCCGCCGACAGGTCTCAGGCGATGCTGTCGGCCAGGATCCGGAAGTCCGCCTCCGACGCGGACCCGGTGATCAGCAGCGTGACCGGGCCGGCGGTGCGCACCCAGGCGACCTCCTCGCGGGCGCCCGGGTAGGAGCTCCACTCCGTACCCCCGGCCTGCACCACCGCGGTGCTCGTCCGGCCGCCGCCGAAGACCTCCGCAGCGAGGACGTCGGGCGTCGCGGTGCTCTGGATCAGCGTGACGAACCTGCCCTCGGCGGTCAGCCAGCCGCCGCCGATCCGGGAGGCGGTTCCCCCGGTGGTGGCCGGGTCGGTCTGGTAGAAGGAGTTCGGCTGCCACTCCGCGGGCAGACCCCGCGGCACCGCGAGCGGCAGCTGCAGCGCCGCGGCGGAACGCTGGAACCCGCCGACGACGTCGGCGGTCGGGGTCTGTCCGTCGTCGGTGTCGTTGCCGAAGCCGATGTTGCCCATCAGTCCGAGGACGACGACGAGCGCGACGGCCAGGACCGCGACGGCGCCCCACATGTCCTTCATCGTGAGACTGCGGCGATCCACCATGTCGCCCATCGTGCCACCTCAGGCCGGCGCCCCCCGGCGCTGCGGGGTGGCGGTGAGACGAAGACCATCCCGCTCCCGGATGACCACCCCCCGCCCGGCCACTAGCGTCTTCGGAATGGCTGAGCACAACGAAGTGATGAATCCGGGCGGTCCCGACAGCGGCGAGTTCCGCGTCGAGCACGACACCATGGGCGACGTCCTCGTCCCGAAGCACGCGAAGTACCAGGCGCAGACCCAGCGTGCGGTCGAGAACTTCCCCATCTCCTTCCGCGGCATCGATCCCGCGCAGATCCGCGCGCTGGCTCTCATCAAGGGCGCCGCCGCCAAGGTCAACGCCTCGCTCGGCGTGATCCCCGGTGAGGTGGCCGACGCGATCCAGCGGGCCGCCGCCGAGGTCGCCACCGGTGTGCACGACGGCGAGTACCCCATCGACGTCTTCCAGACCGGCTCGGGCACCAGCTCCAACATGAACACCAACGAGGTGCTCGCCACCCTGGCCAACGAGGGCTTCACCCCGGCCGGAGGCGGGACGAAGATCCACCCGAACGACCACGTCAACGCCTCGCAGTCCAGCAACGACGTGTTCCCGACGTCCATCCACGTGGCCGCCACCGAGGCCGTGGTCAACGAGCTGGTACCGGCGCTGGAGCACCTCGCCGCGTCGCTGGAGCGCAAGGCCGAGCAGTGGGCGACCGTGGTCAAGTCCGGGCGCACCCACCTGATGGACGCCACCCCGGTCACCCTGGGCCAGGAGTTCGGCGGGTACGCCGCGCAGGTCCGTTACGGCGTGGAGCGGCTGCACGCCTCGCTCCCCCGCCTCGCCGAGCTGCCCCTCGGCGGGACCGCGGTCGGCACCGGCATCAACACCCCGCCCGGGTTCTCGGCCGCGGTGATCGCGGAGCTGGCGAGCACCACCGGTCTGCCGTTCACCGAGGCCCGCAACCACTTCGAGGCGCAGAGCGCCCGCGACGGCCTGGTGGAGACCTCCGGTCAGCTGCGCACGATCGCCGTGGGTCTGACCAAGATCAGCAACGACATCCGCTGGATGGGTTCCGGCCCCCGTGCCGGCCTGGCCGAGATCCACCTGCCCG from Nakamurella deserti encodes:
- a CDS encoding DUF6542 domain-containing protein; this encodes MSTHHRDPDPRGYASMLAARPGVAWWVAVLIAFVPTVIGVVVDLSVNNDIGVIAWVLTLLGVTLAALAVRRHALFTVMVQPPLVVLAALVIGYVIATLTGGITGGVLNLGLKLVGTFPLMLVATAVAAILGVVRLVAQPLRTVSPRRTTGSPSHL
- a CDS encoding 4-hydroxy-3-methylbut-2-enyl diphosphate reductase, with protein sequence MGSVTAPIRRVLLAAPRGYCAGVDRAVVTVEKALEQYGAPVYVRKEIVHNKHVVATLQKRGAIFVDQTDEVPEGALVVFSAHGVSPAVHAEAADRDLRVIDATCPLVTKVHKEAVRFANEGYDIVLIGHKGHEEVEGTYGEAPDAIQIVDTPADVEAVQVADPEKVIWLSQTTLSVDETLSTVGLLQKRFPLMTSPPSDDICYATQNRQEVVKQIAPDCDLVLVVGSRNSSNSVRLVEVALQAGARTSYLVDFAHEVDEAWLDGVSTIGVTSGASVPEELVEGLLDWLAERGFGDVEVFTAAKETLTFSLPKELRRDLRAEVPAAR
- the xseA gene encoding exodeoxyribonuclease VII large subunit yields the protein MTTPAQRPPMAERAGETTRENPWPVRALSRRMAEYIARSPAAWIEGQLAQLSVRPGAATAFLTLRDPAADMSLSVSCSRAILTGLAQPLREGDRVVVYGKFEFYPARGSLSLRVTELHPVGLGELLARLQRIRELLAAEGLTAAGRKKTLPFLPRAIGLITGRASAAESDVLANARARWPAVEFHIENVAVQGVNAVQQIVLALRQLDADPRVDVIVLARGGGSVEDLLPFSDETLCRAVASCRTPVVSAIGHEPDHPIVDDVADLRCSTPTDAGKRIVPDVQAERRIVEQLHARARRSLQNWVAHEQARLAGMRSRAVLADPHTPILAREQDVERARSRARDLVRRRLDTETAAVAHRRSQLSALGPAATLQRGYAVVQAAGAVLRDTAQAPAGTALRIRVADGAVLATSRGAEPGDRRRPADEGTDQRGARLPEREGVAP
- a CDS encoding exodeoxyribonuclease VII small subunit, encoding MTAEKSGAPQDTTTAPTLSYEDARDELARVVQKLESGGLGLDDSLTLWERGEELARICERFLEGARERVDAALARADEQD
- a CDS encoding DUF4245 domain-containing protein: MVDRRSLTMKDMWGAVAVLAVALVVVLGLMGNIGFGNDTDDGQTPTADVVGGFQRSAAALQLPLAVPRGLPAEWQPNSFYQTDPATTGGTASRIGGGWLTAEGRFVTLIQSTATPDVLAAEVFGGGRTSTAVVQAGGTEWSSYPGAREEVAWVRTAGPVTLLITGSASEADFRILADSIA
- a CDS encoding class II fumarate hydratase; translated protein: MAEHNEVMNPGGPDSGEFRVEHDTMGDVLVPKHAKYQAQTQRAVENFPISFRGIDPAQIRALALIKGAAAKVNASLGVIPGEVADAIQRAAAEVATGVHDGEYPIDVFQTGSGTSSNMNTNEVLATLANEGFTPAGGGTKIHPNDHVNASQSSNDVFPTSIHVAATEAVVNELVPALEHLAASLERKAEQWATVVKSGRTHLMDATPVTLGQEFGGYAAQVRYGVERLHASLPRLAELPLGGTAVGTGINTPPGFSAAVIAELASTTGLPFTEARNHFEAQSARDGLVETSGQLRTIAVGLTKISNDIRWMGSGPRAGLAEIHLPDLQPGSSIMPGKVNPVLPEATLQVAAQVIGNDATVAFAGSQGNFELNVMLPVMARNLLESIRLIANVSRLFADRCIDGIEADVDRCLAFAESSPSIVTPLNKYIGYEEAASIAKQALKENKTIKSVVLERGHVEGGKLTAEQLDAALDVLSMTHP